A window of Parambassis ranga chromosome 10, fParRan2.1, whole genome shotgun sequence contains these coding sequences:
- the slc26a2 gene encoding sulfate transporter, translating into MLNGDDCCTAAEERGASDQQQQQQPLILERIEKETGKTWKTIASHRLKKHCSCTPAKVKSKLLGFFPILKWLPHYKLREWLLGDAMSGLIVGILLVPQSIAYSLLASQDPIYGLYTSFFASIIYALLGTSRHVSVGMFGVLCLLVGQVVDRELALAGYLPESSSSNSSDVLVTGQGNTSSTGIDCDRSCYAITVGATVTFTAGVYQVLMGFLQVGFVSVYLSDSLLSGFATGASLTILTSQFKYLLGLKIPRPQGWFSLFKTWYSLLINLGNTNICDLITSLVCLALLIPTKELNDRIKSKLKAPIPFELFVVIIATLASHFGHFNVDYGSDIAGHIPTGFLPPQLPAWSLIPNLAVDAFSIALVGFAITISLSEMFAKKHGYTVDPNQEMYAIGFCNILPSFFRCFTTSAALTKTLVKESTGCQTQMSGLVSALVLLLVLLVIAPLFYSLQKCVLAVIIIVNLRGALQKFTDIPRMWRANRIDASIWLITMVSSALVNTEQGLLVGILVSAFCVLGRTQKAQVVELGRVTTREHYEDMSSYRGLQTHPGVAVFRYVAPIYYANQSLFKKSLYKCVGLDPVEEKARRIKFTKKKRQKEAAENQSKDKEDACKENDADASATVTLMLDKKSFHSVVIDSSAILFLDTAGVDALKEVHKDYAEFGVRVVLAQCNTSVLDTLERGGYYTDKKGEGVGENKVFFTIADAVRYVQSLCTPNGDYDSKC; encoded by the exons ATGCTTAATGGGGATGACTGCtgtacagcagcagaggaaagaggTGCGagtgatcagcagcagcagcagcagcctctcatCCTGGAAAGGATTGAGAAGGAAACAGGGAAAACATGGAAGACCATCGCGTCACATCGGCTGAAGAAACACTGCTCCTGCACCCCAGCGAAGGTGAAATCCAAACTACTAGGCTTCTTCCCAATTCTGAAATGGTTGCCACACTACAAGCTCAGAGAATGGCTGCTGGGTGATGCGATGTCAGGACTAATTGTGGGAATCCTATTGGTTCCTCAGTCCATAGCCTATTCCTTACTGGCCAGTCAGGACCCCATATATGGCCTCTACACTTCCTTCTTTGCATCCATCATCTATGCCCTCTTGGGCACTTCCAGACATGTCTCTGTGGGAATGTTTGGAGTGCTTTGTCTGCTTGTGGGTCAGGTTGTAGACAGAGAGTTGGCTCTGGCAGGATACCTTCCAGAAAGCAGCAGTAGTAACAGCAGCGATGTCTTGGTTACTGGTCAGGGGAACACTAGTAGTACCGGGATAGACTGTGACAGGAGCTGCTATGCAATCACAGTGGGAGCAACTGTTACTTTCACCGCTGGAGTTTATCAG GTGCTAATGGGCTTTTTGCAAGTAGGCTTTGTGTCCGTGTACCTCTCCGACTCCCTTCTCAGCGGCTTTGCTACAGGAGCCTCCCTGACAATCCTCACTTCCCAGTTCAAGTACCTTCTGGGCCTGAAGATCCCTAGACCTCAGGGCTGGTTCAGTCTGTTTAAGACCTGGTACAGCCTGCTCATCAACCtgggaaacacaaacatttgtgacCTAATCACCAGTTTGGTGTGTTTGGCATTACTGATACCTACGAAGGAGCTCAACGATCGCATAAAATCCAAACTAAAG GCTCCAATCCCCTTTGAGCTCTTTGTGGTGATAATCGCCACACTCGCCTCCCACTTTGGCCATTTCAATGTTGATTACGGATCAGACATAGCTGGACACATCCCCACAGGCTTCCTCCCTCCTCAGCTGCCCGCATGGTCTCTCATCCCCAATCTGGCTGTTGACGCCTTCTCCATTGCCCTCGTGGGATTTGCCATCACCATCTCACTGTCAGAGATGTTTGCCAAGAAGCACGGCTACACCGTGGACCCCAACCAGGAGATGTACGCCATCGGCTTCTGCAACATTCTGCCATCGTTCTTCCGCTGCTTCACCACCAGCGCTGCTCTGACAAAGACCCTTGTCAAGGAGTCAACAGGATGCCAGACTCAGATGTCGGGGCTGGTTAGTGCTCTtgtcctgctgctggtgctTCTGGTGATTGCACCACTCTTCTATTCCCTTCAAAA atgtgtgttaGCCGTTATCATCATTGTGAACCTCCGTGGTGCTCTGCAAAAATTCACTGACATTCCCCGCATGTGGCGTGCCAACCGTATCGACGCCTCCATCTGGCTAATCACCATGGTGAGTTCAGCACTGGTCAACACTGAGCAGGGTCTCCTTGTGGGGATTTTAGTCTCTGCCTTCTGCGTCCTGGGTCGTACCCAGAAAGCCCAGGTTGTAGAGTTGGGCCGAGTTACGACCAGGGAGCATTATGAAGACATGTCATCATACCGTGGCCTTCAAACTCATCCCGGCGTGGCTGTTTTCAGATATGTGGCCCCAATCTATTACGCCAACCAAAGCTTGTTCAAAAAGTCACTCTACAAATGTGTTGGGCTCGATCCTGTAGAGGAGAAAGCTCGGCGTATAAAGTTCACCAAGAAAAAACGGCAGAAAGAGGCTGCAGAAAACCAGTCAAAGGACAAAGAAGATGCATGTAAAGAGAACGACGCAGACGCTTCTGCAACTGTAACTTTGATGCTCGACAAGAAATCATTCCACAGCGTCGTGATCGACTCCAGCGCCATCTTGTTTCTGGACACTGCTGGGGTGGATGCTCTGAAAGAGGTCCACAAAGATTATGCAGAATTTGGGGTCAGAGTCGTCCTGGCCCAGTGTAATACCTCAGTACTGGACACTCTGGAAAGAGGGGGGTACTACACTGACAAAAAAGGAGAGGGTGTGGGAGAGAATAAAGTCTTCTTCACCATTGCTGACGCTGTCCGCTATGTCCAAAGCCTCTGTACACCTAATGGAGATTATGACAGCAAATGCTAA